The DNA segment AGGTCGCAGGGTCCGTTCTCAGAGGTGCGCGCGGGGCCCTGTGCGGTGGCGGTTCAGCCCTTGGCCGGGCGTTCGGCCGGGTCCCGGCGAAGGGCCCAGGACAGGTCCGGCTCCGTCACCGGACGAAGGACACGACGCACCGGCGGAGTGCACATCAGGGTGACGGCGACGGCCACGACGAGGGTGAGGACGATCTTCCCGGCGGGGTCGTGCAGCCAGTCGTGGGCGTCGATGAAGCCCGAGTACTTGGCGCCCTTGATCAGGAAGCCGTGGAGCAGGTACCCGCAGATGGTGCCGGCGCCGAGCACCGTGAACCACATGCGCCGACGCGGGACCCAGGCCAGGAAGGCGGCCGTCAGCAGCAGGGAGCAGCCGAACAGTGCGAGGGTCATGACCGCGCCGGTCCACCACGGTTCCCCGATCTCCTGCGCGCTGGAGCGGCGGAAGAACCACTCGTTGCGCATGCGGGTGGCCGCCCAGTACGCGAAGGCGAGCGCACCGGCGAAGACGGGGACCGCCAGCATCCTGATCGCACGGCGGCCCAGGAGCCGGAAGTGCTCGGGCTTCAGGCACAGGCCGAGCACGAAGAACGGGAGGAACTGCAGGACCCGTTGGAGGTTGAGGTCCTCGCCGATGCCGGGGGTGACGGAGGCGAGCACCGCGATGGCCAGGGCGACGGCGAGGGGATGACGCAGTTGCTGCCACAGGGGCGTGGTGAGCCGCCAGATGAGCAGCGCGGCCAGGAACCAGGTGAGCAGGAAGGGGTCGAGCAGGCTGATGGCGAAGTCGGGTTCGTCGGCGGCGTAGCGCCGGAACAGGGAGTAGGCGGTCTCGAAGACCACGTACGGAACCACGATGCCGCTGAGCAGACGCCCGATCTGGCGGGGGCGGCCGGCGAAGCTGCGCGACAGGTAGCCGGAGATGACGATGAACGCCGGCATGTGGAAGGTGTAGACGAGGATGTACAGCGCCTTGGTGGCGCGCGTGCTCTCCACGAGCTCCCAGGCGTGCCCCACGGCCACCAGGACGATCAGCAGGTACTTCGCGTTGTCGAAGAACGCGTCACGTGGGCCATCGCCGGCAGTGGTACCGGCCCCCGGCTTCGCGGCCGGCCCCGGGAGCGGGGAACGGGCCTGCGCGACGGCATTCGATACGTCGTTCGACAAGACTCAACCTTCGCGTCGCAGAAGAGGTTCACGGGGCTCCGGAACACCGAACCGACGGCACGAGAACCGCCGGGAAACCGTCACCATCAGGCCCGGGGCGTGCTCCCCCCGGGCCGGAGATGTTACAGGTGCTCCCGTCGGCCCCTGCCGGGCCGGTACGGGGGGCAGAGAGGGACGGGTCGGACGAGGCCGGCGACACAAACGTCCACCGCCGCGACGGCCGTGCCCGGCTCGCGGTCCGCGGCTTCCCGCACCGTCCGGTGGCGCGGTCTGTCTGCGGGCCCCAGCACCGGGCGGCTCCTCTCGTCCGGTCTCCCGGGAGTCGGCACCTGCGCCGCGCCCGTTACGGACTGCTTCTCCGTGGGGCGCCCGACGGTTGCCCGGCCCGGTGGGGCCACCGGACGGAGGCCGGCCCCCGTCTCCCTGGTCCGTAGCGGGAACGCATGCGGATCGGTCCGGAAAAAGATTCGCCCGATCAAGGGGGACGACCAATCCGACGCAGGAGCGGAGCCGGATTCCCCCGTGACCGACGACAAGAAGAACCAGGCGATCCGCGCGCCCGGAGGGGCCCCGGCGACGGGTGCGCTCCAGTGCCCGCCCGGTCGTGACCGTCGGCCGGGACCCGAGCCACTGACCTTCACTTCTTATGACGCAGCCCGGGCTGCGGCCGACCACAGGAGAAACACCATGACCACCCGGTATCCGCCGGACCGCCGTCACCCTGACCGCTGCGGCCCTGCTTCCCCTCGCCCTGAGCGCCTGCTCCGACGACGGCGGCGACTCCGCCGAGGCGGACACCTCCTCGGAGGCGTCCGCCTCGGCACCGGCCTCGGACGACGGCATGGGCGGCTCCGACGCCACCCCCGCCGGCGCGGCCACACCATGCCGGGCGGCATACTGGCCGCCGCGCTCTGGCCGGCCGTCTCCACGGGGTTCACCCGGGACGCCTCCACCCTGAGCACGTACAGCAGGCTCTACGGCTCCCTCGCCGGCGTCGTCGTCTTCCTCGTCTGGCTCTGGCGGTCCAACCTCGCGCTGCTCACCGGCGCGCAGTTCACGGCGGAGCTCGGCAAGGACGGTTCCGCCGACGCGAACACCGGCGCGTCCCCCGTGTCGTAGGGCTCGCCCGTGCCGTCGTGCGCGGTCCGCGGTGCCCCGTCGTCACCGTGACCAATCCAGGGTGGTGACGGTGACGGATTACGACCGGACAGGTCCCGACCGCGGAGACCCTCGGCGAAAGAAGCAGTGCATACCGTCGGAAATCCCTCGACGAGACCCGGCCTGGGACCCGTCGATGAACAAGTGACGTGCTTCCAGCGCCTTGTGGCGATCCGGCCAGCAATGTGACCTTGTGGAACACGCTACTTATTCTCCGCCGGTCTCCTGGAGGAACTGGTGGCCCGGGTGGCTCTGGGGGACGAGGACGCGTTCGCCGGGGTCTACGGCACCGTGGCGGGGCCGGTGCTGGGTGTCGTGCGTGCCGTGCTGCGCGATCAGGTGCAGTCTGAGGAAGTGACGCAGGAGGTGCTGGTGGAGGTGTGGGGGACCGCTCCCCGTTACCGCCCCGACCGCGGGACGGCCGTCAACCGGATCCTCGCCCTGGCGCACCGCCGGGCCGTGGACCGGGTGCGGTCGGTGGACGCCGCCGCCCAGGACCACAAGGCGGCACTGCTGGACCGGCTTCCCGAGTACGACGAGGTGGCCGAGCACGTCGAGGCACGCCTGGAGCGGGAACAGGTACGGCGCTGTCTGCGCACGCTGACCGGACTCCAGCGCCAGGCCGTCACCCTCGCGTACTACCGGGGGCCGACCTACCGCGAGGTGGCGGAGGCACTGGCGCTTCCGCTGGGGACCGTCGAGACCCGACTGCGTGACGGACTCATGCGGCTGCGCGACTGCCTGGGGGTGACCGCGTGACGGCCACCGATCCGCACCGGCTGACGGGCGCCTACGCCCTGCACGCGTTGTCCGACGAGGAGAACACCGCGTTCGAGCGGCACCTGACGGACTGCGAACCGTGCGCGCAGGAGACGGAAGAACTGGGCTCGACCGCGGCGCGCCTGGGCCTCGCCGTCGCCACGACATCCCCGCGGGCCCTGCGCGAGCAGGTGTTGCGCCGGATCTCCACGGTCCGCCAGCAGGCGCCCGGTACGTGTACCCGTCCCCTTCCCGTCCGGGCCGGCCTGCGGGCCCGGACGCTGTCCAGGTGGGCGTTCGCCGCCTGTCTCGCGGCGGCCGCGACGCTCGGCGGGACGGCGGTGTGGCAGCACCAGCGGGCCGAGGACGCACGCGACCGGGCGCGTCGCGCCGTGCAGGCGGCGGACGGGATCGCCGCGGTACTGGCCGCGCCGGACGCCAAGACCCTGGCGGCCGGGCTGGGCGACGGCGCCACCGGTACCGTCGTCGTCTCCCGCGGCCAGGACAGGGCCGTGTTCGTCGCCTCCGGGACGGCCCGCCCACCCGACGGGAAGGTCTACCCGCTGTGGTTCGACGACGGCGGCACCATGCGGTCGGCCGGTCTGCTGGACCCCGGCCGCAGCGACCAGGCCGTCCTCATGCGGGGCGCGGTCGACGGAGCGTCGGGCATGGGCATCACCGTCGAACCCGGCGGCGGCTCGGAGCAGCCCACCAGCGACCCCGTCGCCCTGATGTCCCTGCCCGCCTGAGCGAACGTCCCCGACGAGGACACCGACAGGGACGACGCGTCCCGGCGGTCCGGCGCCCGGACCGCCGGGCCGCGTCGCGTCGCCGCTCGGGCGAACGCCCCCCGGGCGGCGAGGCAGCTCCGGCCGACGGCCGGGCCCTTGCCGGAGAGCGCCCCGGACCGCCTGACGGCAGACGGCTCTCCTTCGTCCCCCGCGTCCTCGTCCCCGCGCCTCCGGGTCCGCGCCTCTGCACCTCCGTTTCCCCCTCCGCGGCCGGAGTCGGCGCGGAGGGGCCGGAGAGGGAAATCCGTTCGACCTTGGTGGCGACCCATCCGGCCGGCTTCCGGAAACGGATTCCCCGCGTGACCGAGAACGAGGAACAATCC comes from the Streptomyces sp. KMM 9044 genome and includes:
- a CDS encoding acyltransferase family protein produces the protein MSNDVSNAVAQARSPLPGPAAKPGAGTTAGDGPRDAFFDNAKYLLIVLVAVGHAWELVESTRATKALYILVYTFHMPAFIVISGYLSRSFAGRPRQIGRLLSGIVVPYVVFETAYSLFRRYAADEPDFAISLLDPFLLTWFLAALLIWRLTTPLWQQLRHPLAVALAIAVLASVTPGIGEDLNLQRVLQFLPFFVLGLCLKPEHFRLLGRRAIRMLAVPVFAGALAFAYWAATRMRNEWFFRRSSAQEIGEPWWTGAVMTLALFGCSLLLTAAFLAWVPRRRMWFTVLGAGTICGYLLHGFLIKGAKYSGFIDAHDWLHDPAGKIVLTLVVAVAVTLMCTPPVRRVLRPVTEPDLSWALRRDPAERPAKG
- the sigK gene encoding ECF RNA polymerase sigma factor SigK; the encoded protein is MARVALGDEDAFAGVYGTVAGPVLGVVRAVLRDQVQSEEVTQEVLVEVWGTAPRYRPDRGTAVNRILALAHRRAVDRVRSVDAAAQDHKAALLDRLPEYDEVAEHVEARLEREQVRRCLRTLTGLQRQAVTLAYYRGPTYREVAEALALPLGTVETRLRDGLMRLRDCLGVTA
- a CDS encoding anti-sigma factor — protein: MTATDPHRLTGAYALHALSDEENTAFERHLTDCEPCAQETEELGSTAARLGLAVATTSPRALREQVLRRISTVRQQAPGTCTRPLPVRAGLRARTLSRWAFAACLAAAATLGGTAVWQHQRAEDARDRARRAVQAADGIAAVLAAPDAKTLAAGLGDGATGTVVVSRGQDRAVFVASGTARPPDGKVYPLWFDDGGTMRSAGLLDPGRSDQAVLMRGAVDGASGMGITVEPGGGSEQPTSDPVALMSLPA